In Balneola sp., one genomic interval encodes:
- a CDS encoding asparagine synthetase B has translation MKRTLTIFIFVLSPIFAVVAQQHVLISMDASQTNHLKAYGVMFNHITDGYTAQWLLNHRGGSFLAKAENDIIRKSRLRNVSLQTISASEAQRLIAEVESNSSNTAVVNLEKSPKIAVYTPDQALPWDDAVTLALTYAEVEYDKIWDVEVLEGKLDEYDWLHLHHEDFTGQYGKFWASYRNMPWYIAQVKQMEAMAQNLGYSSVSEQKKEVARTIKRYVGNGGFLFAMCSGTDTFDIALAAEGIDIAPEQFDGDPTDPNAQQKLDFSKSLAFENFSIVLNPSEYEHANIDVPVSINRVDQSLDFFTLFEFSAKWDPVPTMLTQNHVSSVRGFYGQTTAFRKEKVKSSVVILGESPGREQVKYIHGNYGRGTFTFYAGHDPEDYTHRVNDPPTDLALHPNSPGYRLILNNILFPAAKKKKKKT, from the coding sequence ATCAAGAGAACATTGACCATTTTTATATTTGTGTTGAGTCCAATCTTCGCGGTTGTAGCCCAACAGCATGTACTCATTTCGATGGATGCTTCTCAAACCAACCACCTGAAAGCATACGGTGTGATGTTCAATCACATTACGGATGGTTACACTGCACAATGGCTACTCAATCATCGAGGAGGAAGCTTCCTTGCAAAGGCTGAAAATGATATCATCAGAAAAAGCCGGCTTCGTAACGTATCCCTGCAAACAATTTCTGCATCTGAAGCCCAAAGGTTGATCGCCGAAGTAGAGAGCAATAGCAGCAACACGGCTGTTGTTAATTTAGAGAAATCCCCGAAAATTGCCGTTTACACACCCGACCAAGCCCTTCCGTGGGATGATGCCGTAACACTGGCTCTTACTTATGCTGAAGTTGAATATGACAAGATTTGGGATGTTGAGGTTTTGGAAGGCAAGCTTGATGAATATGACTGGCTTCACCTTCACCATGAAGATTTTACCGGACAATATGGGAAATTTTGGGCCAGCTATCGCAATATGCCATGGTATATTGCTCAGGTTAAGCAGATGGAGGCAATGGCACAAAATCTAGGGTATTCTTCCGTGAGTGAACAGAAGAAAGAAGTTGCCAGAACCATTAAAAGATATGTGGGGAATGGTGGATTCCTTTTTGCAATGTGCTCGGGAACCGACACCTTTGATATCGCCCTTGCAGCTGAAGGTATTGATATAGCGCCCGAACAATTTGACGGAGATCCGACCGACCCAAACGCTCAGCAGAAACTGGATTTTAGCAAATCACTGGCTTTCGAAAACTTCAGCATCGTTCTCAATCCAAGTGAGTATGAGCATGCAAATATTGATGTGCCCGTCAGTATTAATCGGGTGGATCAATCGCTGGACTTTTTTACGCTTTTTGAATTTTCAGCAAAATGGGATCCGGTTCCAACCATGCTTACTCAGAATCATGTGAGTAGTGTTCGAGGTTTCTACGGTCAGACCACAGCCTTCCGAAAAGAAAAAGTAAAATCTTCGGTCGTTATTTTGGGAGAGTCTCCGGGACGTGAGCAGGTAAAATATATTCATGGAAATTATGGCAGAGGCACCTTCACCTTTTACGCCGGGCACGATCCTGAAGATTATACTCACCGTGTCAATGACCCCCCCACAGATTTAGCCCTGCACCCCAACAGTCCGGGCTATAGACTTATCCTGAACAACATCCTCTTCCCCGCAGCCAAAAAGAAGAAGAAGAAAACGTAA
- a CDS encoding LLM class flavin-dependent oxidoreductase yields MSINLTNIPYSVLDLAVVTKGSSTAQAIQQSRDLAQHAEEQGYHRFWMAEHHNMKHIASSATTVLLGHVAEATTSIRVGSGGIMLPNHSPLVIAEQFGTLATMYPNRIDLGLGRAPGTDQATAHAIRPDRIQQVHNFPENVKQLRKYLSAENDSNVRAFPGEGTEVPLWILGSSTDSAHLAAELGLPYAFASHFAPQQLHEAIRIYRENFKPSKQLDEPYIMAGINMIAANSNEKAEYLSTSMKQMFLGIITGEREPLPPPVDDLSTIMGIQYKMALNQMLAYSFIGDPIKIENELQAFIKQTEVNEVLIASYIFDYEERLKSHQLFAEMMKGLISKEASPLHS; encoded by the coding sequence ATGAGTATTAATCTCACAAATATTCCGTATTCCGTTTTGGATCTTGCTGTAGTTACAAAGGGAAGTTCTACAGCTCAGGCCATTCAGCAAAGCCGTGATTTAGCACAACATGCTGAAGAACAGGGTTACCATCGCTTTTGGATGGCTGAACACCACAATATGAAACATATTGCCAGTTCAGCAACCACTGTTTTACTGGGCCATGTAGCAGAAGCAACAACCTCTATAAGGGTAGGTTCAGGTGGCATTATGCTTCCCAATCACTCCCCGCTGGTTATAGCTGAACAGTTTGGAACACTGGCAACTATGTACCCCAACCGTATTGATCTGGGATTAGGTCGTGCGCCGGGAACCGACCAGGCTACGGCTCATGCTATTCGCCCCGATCGCATACAGCAAGTACATAATTTCCCTGAAAATGTGAAACAGCTTCGAAAATACCTATCAGCAGAAAATGACAGTAACGTCAGGGCATTCCCCGGAGAAGGCACCGAAGTTCCCTTGTGGATTCTAGGTTCCAGTACCGATAGTGCTCATTTAGCAGCTGAATTAGGATTACCTTACGCTTTTGCAAGTCATTTTGCTCCCCAACAGCTACATGAGGCTATCCGCATATATCGCGAAAACTTCAAGCCCTCAAAACAACTTGACGAACCTTATATTATGGCTGGTATTAATATGATAGCTGCCAACAGCAACGAAAAAGCGGAGTATCTTTCTACGTCTATGAAGCAGATGTTTTTAGGCATCATAACCGGTGAACGAGAACCACTTCCTCCCCCGGTCGATGATCTCTCAACTATTATGGGAATTCAATACAAAATGGCTCTCAACCAGATGCTGGCTTATTCTTTCATTGGTGATCCAATTAAAATTGAAAATGAGCTTCAAGCTTTTATCAAACAAACGGAAGTTAACGAAGTGCTTATTGCTTCCTATATATTTGATTATGAGGAGCGACTAAAATCACATCAGCTTTTTGCTGAAATGATGAAAGGGTTAATCAGTAAAGAAGCATCACCCTTACATTCATAA
- a CDS encoding nucleoside triphosphate pyrophosphohydrolase gives MKPSRKFEDLVELVAILRKECPWDRKQTHESIKDNLIEEAYEAIDALDNQDFDEFKKELGDLLLHVVFHSKMATETETFDIGDVIYTLMEKLIRRHPHVFGDTEVDGEGQVSENWENIKLKEGKKSTLDGLPAQLPALIRAQRMQEKAANVGFDWPEWKLAWEKLDEELHEFRDALERNDPDELADEFGDVLFSMVNVSRYFELNAEDSLRKTNSKFEYRFRYIEEKLKEQNKALKDASLEEMDVLWNEAKDLPS, from the coding sequence ATGAAGCCAAGCCGGAAGTTTGAGGATCTTGTAGAACTCGTCGCTATTCTGAGAAAAGAATGTCCATGGGATCGTAAACAGACACACGAGTCTATTAAAGACAATTTGATTGAAGAAGCGTATGAAGCTATTGATGCCTTGGATAATCAGGATTTCGATGAGTTTAAAAAGGAGCTGGGCGACTTATTGCTCCATGTAGTGTTTCACTCAAAAATGGCCACTGAAACCGAGACCTTTGATATTGGTGATGTAATCTACACGCTGATGGAAAAGCTTATCCGTAGGCACCCGCATGTTTTTGGAGATACAGAAGTTGATGGAGAAGGTCAGGTTTCCGAGAATTGGGAAAACATCAAACTGAAAGAAGGCAAGAAATCTACGCTTGATGGATTACCGGCACAACTCCCTGCTTTAATCCGCGCACAACGGATGCAGGAAAAAGCAGCTAATGTCGGTTTTGACTGGCCCGAATGGAAATTAGCCTGGGAAAAGCTGGATGAAGAACTTCATGAATTTCGGGATGCTCTTGAACGAAACGACCCGGATGAGCTAGCGGACGAGTTTGGGGATGTACTCTTCTCTATGGTGAATGTGAGTAGATATTTTGAATTAAACGCCGAAGATAGTCTTCGCAAAACCAACTCTAAATTCGAATACCGCTTCAGATATATTGAGGAGAAGTTAAAAGAACAAAACAAGGCCCTCAAAGATGCTTCCCTGGAAGAGATGGATGTGTTATGGAACGAGGCTAAAGACCTGCCTTCTTAA
- a CDS encoding dicarboxylate/amino acid:cation symporter encodes MKWYKKLHWQIIIGLILGLIWGLLASVTGLNEFTTDYIKPFGTIFIAMLKLIAMPLVLVSLVVGVTSLNDTTKLSRMGLKTVSIYAVTTVFAITIGLVAVNVLQPGKTLPAETTQKLQESYSASVDDRSATAELVQNRGPLDVLVDIVPENFFEAASNNSSMLQVVFVAILLGIGIIQIGGSKAKTLVDVFDAFNDVIIRIVELIMLTAPYGVFALMASLIIDLAGDDLSQAFELLYALGWYCLTVILALIVHVFVVYASLFKFTSDMKLSTFFRAIQPAMLLGFSTSSSSATLPVTMERVEKNLGVEDEVASFVLPIGATVNMDGTSLYQAVAAVFIAQALGMDLTIAQQLMIVLTATAASIGAAGVPGAGIVMLVIVLEAIQVPTAGIALILGVDRILDMCRTTVNITGDAAVSVAVASSEGRLGSPNLDD; translated from the coding sequence ATGAAATGGTATAAGAAACTACACTGGCAAATTATTATTGGTTTGATTTTAGGTCTGATTTGGGGCCTTTTAGCCAGCGTTACAGGTTTGAATGAGTTCACCACGGATTATATCAAACCATTTGGGACTATTTTTATAGCCATGCTGAAGTTAATTGCAATGCCGCTCGTACTAGTGTCATTGGTCGTGGGGGTTACCAGCCTTAACGATACGACTAAGCTTTCAAGAATGGGGCTGAAAACGGTTTCTATTTATGCTGTTACTACCGTTTTTGCAATAACCATTGGGCTTGTAGCTGTTAATGTACTTCAGCCCGGAAAGACCCTTCCTGCCGAAACCACTCAAAAACTTCAGGAAAGTTATAGCGCATCAGTAGATGACAGAAGCGCCACTGCTGAGTTGGTCCAAAACAGAGGCCCGCTTGATGTACTTGTAGATATCGTGCCCGAGAACTTTTTTGAAGCTGCTTCTAATAACTCCAGCATGCTACAGGTTGTATTTGTAGCCATTTTATTGGGAATTGGTATTATCCAGATTGGAGGAAGTAAGGCGAAAACATTAGTCGATGTTTTTGATGCATTCAATGATGTAATCATCCGAATTGTAGAACTCATCATGCTTACAGCACCTTATGGGGTGTTTGCTCTGATGGCTTCACTGATTATCGATTTAGCGGGGGATGATTTATCTCAGGCTTTCGAGCTTTTATACGCCCTTGGGTGGTATTGTCTGACCGTTATTTTGGCGCTAATTGTCCATGTATTTGTGGTGTATGCCAGTCTCTTCAAATTCACCAGCGATATGAAATTATCTACGTTTTTCAGAGCTATACAACCGGCTATGTTGCTTGGCTTTAGTACCAGCTCTAGTTCTGCAACATTACCTGTTACTATGGAAAGGGTAGAGAAGAACCTTGGAGTAGAAGACGAAGTTGCAAGTTTTGTGCTACCGATTGGTGCTACAGTAAATATGGACGGAACCAGTTTATATCAGGCAGTGGCAGCAGTATTCATAGCTCAGGCATTGGGAATGGACTTAACAATCGCCCAGCAGCTTATGATTGTATTAACAGCAACAGCTGCATCTATTGGAGCTGCAGGAGTGCCTGGAGCCGGTATTGTGATGTTAGTTATTGTTCTGGAAGCTATACAGGTGCCAACAGCAGGTATTGCTCTTATTTTAGGAGTTGATCGTATTTTAGATATGTGTCGTACAACGGTTAATATAACGGGGGATGCGGCAGTATCTGTGGCTGTTGCCTCTTCAGAGGGGCGCTTAGGGTCTCCTAATTTGGATGATTAG
- a CDS encoding septum formation inhibitor Maf has product MPRIILASQSPRRKRLLEQIGLDFEVHPSNVDEVSSEQEPSLLVEDLALQKANDVAHSFPDSLIIGSDTLVVLNNEVIGKPRDEDEAAEFLLNLSDTTHLVLTGVAFVKTNKNGQIEGSKTFHEQTKVTFSTLAEEEIRAYAKSGNPLDKAGAYGIQDDLGALFVEKIEGDYYNVVGFPLNRFYREMKTFMPELNIMDT; this is encoded by the coding sequence ATGCCACGAATTATTCTGGCCTCCCAAAGCCCCAGAAGGAAAAGACTGCTCGAACAAATAGGTCTCGACTTTGAGGTTCACCCCAGCAATGTAGATGAAGTAAGTTCCGAACAAGAGCCTTCCTTGTTGGTAGAAGATTTAGCACTTCAGAAGGCAAATGATGTCGCTCACTCATTTCCGGATTCATTGATTATAGGCTCAGATACCCTTGTTGTGTTAAATAATGAAGTTATCGGGAAGCCCCGGGATGAAGATGAAGCTGCTGAATTTTTGCTAAACCTTAGTGATACCACACATCTTGTACTTACCGGAGTGGCTTTTGTTAAAACTAATAAAAATGGCCAAATTGAGGGTTCAAAGACTTTTCATGAGCAAACAAAAGTTACTTTTAGTACGTTAGCTGAAGAGGAAATACGGGCGTACGCTAAAAGCGGAAACCCTCTCGATAAAGCCGGTGCTTACGGAATTCAAGATGATCTGGGCGCGTTGTTTGTAGAAAAAATAGAAGGCGACTATTACAATGTGGTAGGTTTCCCCCTCAACAGGTTTTATAGAGAAATGAAGACTTTCATGCCGGAATTAAATATCATGGATACATGA
- a CDS encoding copper transporter, translating into MNFKEFKISSLSINNRTTVYLLTVLITIIGIYSYITLPKESFPEVEIPIFNVVTVYAGASPADIENVITRPIEQELKGIDGIDVISSVSKQATSIITVEFQTSKDKLVAQQEVNDAVDKARAELPAQLTQEPQVSDFNLDDQPILNINLSGNFDLVELKEFADEIQDRIESLTDVNEAEIVGALEREIQINVDLQKMQAAGITFNSISTAVTNKNMTVSAGQLDLGTMERSVRVDGEIEEASDLENLIIKNNLGDEVYLKDIAQIQDDFADRESYASLYGEPVITINVKKKSGGNLIETSEASMAILKDLQENQFPDELNITVTGDRSQDTKDSVSNLFNTVILGFFFVVLVLMFIMGVQNAVFVGLAIPLSTLIAFSVMPVIDFSINTVVLFALILGLGIVVDNAIVIVENIYRHVTKGELSKMDAAKKAAGEIALPVITGTLTTIAPFFPLLFWGGIIGQFMFYLPVTLILTLVASLLVALIMNPVFAVSFISEDEEHINGDDSHNNTFLWIASAVVGALAVIFYLTGGMFVANILIFLYLLWLLERFILKPLIRKFNESALPKLQQAYHDAIKWILVGFRPWYTLVSAVIFLVFSFFLLGIVSPKVVFFPSGEPNFVYVYNEMPAGTDLDETNRINQKIEERVYEVIGRDNPIVKSVISNVAIGANPPSSSDPTPSATKSKVSVEFVDYQNRNGVSTQELLNEIRENVQGIPGTTITVDKEQSGPPTGKPINIEITGDEFEQLISLTENFKNYIQDQDIAGIEELRSDLQVNNPELIIDIDNEKANSYGISNVQIGTAIRTALLGSPISTFREDEDEYDVRLRLQQKDRSNITDLMNMTVATPTGNIPISAVAIPRFESSYGAINRIDLERVVTLSSNVLSGYNANEINTQIRESLQDFEIPQGYEISLTGEQEEQAETGQFLMVALLAAVGLIFLILVAQFNSIGKSLIIMSQVIFSLIGVFIGFATFGMDISVVLTGMGIIAVAGIVVKNGIILIDYIDILRNEGSSLKDAVIEGGATRLNPVLLTAASTILGLIPLAIGLNIDFYGLFASFEPNLYFGGDNASFWGPLAWTIIYGLGFATFLTLFLVPSMYYIGVNTKIWFKRKFNKVEAS; encoded by the coding sequence ATGAATTTCAAAGAGTTTAAAATTTCGAGTCTTTCGATCAATAACCGTACTACCGTGTATTTGCTTACGGTATTGATTACGATTATTGGTATTTATTCGTACATCACGCTTCCTAAAGAGAGCTTTCCCGAAGTAGAAATCCCTATTTTTAACGTTGTAACGGTGTATGCAGGTGCTTCACCCGCTGATATCGAAAACGTAATCACACGCCCCATTGAGCAGGAATTAAAGGGTATTGATGGCATTGATGTGATAAGCAGTGTGTCTAAGCAGGCCACTTCAATCATAACCGTGGAATTTCAAACCAGCAAAGACAAACTGGTTGCACAGCAGGAAGTTAACGATGCCGTTGATAAAGCCCGGGCTGAACTTCCGGCACAACTTACGCAGGAACCGCAGGTAAGTGATTTCAACCTTGATGATCAGCCAATCCTGAACATCAACCTTTCCGGTAACTTTGATTTGGTGGAACTGAAGGAGTTTGCGGATGAAATTCAGGACCGAATTGAAAGCCTGACCGATGTAAACGAAGCAGAAATTGTGGGCGCACTGGAACGTGAAATCCAGATTAATGTAGACTTACAAAAAATGCAGGCTGCTGGAATTACCTTCAATAGCATCAGTACTGCGGTTACTAACAAAAACATGACCGTTTCTGCGGGTCAGCTTGACCTCGGCACTATGGAGCGTTCGGTTCGGGTTGATGGTGAAATTGAAGAAGCCAGCGACCTGGAAAACCTCATCATCAAAAATAACCTTGGGGATGAAGTTTACCTGAAAGACATCGCCCAGATTCAAGATGATTTTGCTGACCGTGAAAGTTATGCAAGTCTATATGGTGAGCCGGTTATTACCATCAACGTAAAGAAAAAAAGTGGTGGAAATCTGATTGAAACTTCTGAAGCCAGTATGGCTATTCTTAAGGATTTGCAGGAAAATCAATTTCCGGATGAACTGAATATCACTGTAACAGGCGATCGTTCTCAAGACACCAAAGACAGCGTTTCCAACTTATTCAACACCGTAATCCTTGGCTTCTTTTTTGTGGTCTTGGTGCTGATGTTCATCATGGGGGTTCAAAATGCGGTTTTTGTAGGACTCGCTATTCCACTTTCTACCCTTATCGCTTTTTCAGTAATGCCGGTAATCGATTTTTCAATCAACACCGTCGTACTTTTTGCCCTCATTCTTGGTCTGGGTATTGTGGTAGATAACGCCATTGTAATCGTAGAAAACATCTATCGACATGTAACCAAAGGCGAGCTAAGTAAAATGGATGCTGCCAAAAAAGCAGCGGGAGAAATTGCTCTTCCTGTAATTACTGGAACACTAACGACCATTGCCCCCTTCTTCCCTTTGTTATTCTGGGGTGGAATTATCGGTCAGTTTATGTTCTATCTGCCGGTCACGCTGATCTTAACATTGGTGGCCTCATTACTCGTGGCGCTCATCATGAATCCCGTTTTTGCGGTTTCTTTTATTAGTGAAGATGAAGAACACATAAACGGAGACGACAGCCATAACAACACGTTCTTGTGGATCGCATCAGCAGTAGTTGGTGCACTTGCTGTGATATTCTATCTGACTGGCGGAATGTTTGTGGCCAATATCCTCATCTTCCTTTACCTACTATGGTTATTAGAGCGTTTTATACTGAAGCCTTTGATAAGAAAATTCAACGAATCTGCATTACCAAAACTACAGCAAGCTTACCACGATGCTATCAAATGGATTTTGGTTGGATTTCGGCCTTGGTACACGTTGGTCTCTGCCGTAATATTTCTTGTATTCAGTTTCTTCTTATTGGGAATTGTGTCTCCGAAAGTAGTCTTTTTCCCCAGCGGAGAACCTAATTTTGTATACGTTTACAACGAGATGCCTGCCGGTACCGATTTAGATGAAACCAACCGGATCAATCAAAAGATCGAAGAACGGGTATATGAAGTTATTGGTCGAGATAATCCCATCGTTAAGTCCGTAATTTCAAATGTAGCTATTGGAGCGAATCCTCCCAGTAGCAGTGACCCAACTCCTTCCGCCACCAAAAGTAAAGTAAGCGTAGAATTTGTTGATTATCAAAACCGCAATGGCGTTTCCACTCAGGAGTTATTGAATGAAATCAGGGAAAACGTACAAGGTATTCCCGGAACTACGATTACGGTGGATAAAGAACAATCAGGTCCACCTACGGGTAAACCCATCAATATTGAAATTACAGGAGATGAATTTGAACAGCTCATTAGCCTCACTGAAAACTTCAAAAACTACATTCAGGATCAGGACATTGCCGGTATCGAAGAATTGAGGTCTGATCTTCAGGTCAACAATCCCGAACTCATCATTGATATCGATAATGAAAAAGCGAACAGCTATGGGATCAGTAATGTGCAGATTGGGACGGCTATCCGAACTGCGTTGTTAGGATCTCCCATTTCAACATTTCGAGAAGATGAGGATGAATATGATGTTCGGTTGCGGTTACAGCAAAAAGACCGCAGCAACATAACCGATCTCATGAACATGACCGTTGCTACCCCAACCGGTAATATTCCGATATCTGCAGTGGCAATTCCTCGCTTTGAATCCAGCTATGGGGCCATTAACCGAATCGACCTTGAGCGAGTGGTTACCCTCTCCTCAAACGTATTGTCAGGATATAACGCTAATGAGATTAATACGCAGATCAGAGAATCGCTACAGGATTTCGAAATTCCCCAAGGCTATGAAATTTCACTCACCGGTGAACAAGAAGAACAGGCTGAAACCGGACAGTTCTTGATGGTTGCCCTGCTTGCAGCTGTTGGATTAATATTCCTGATTCTGGTCGCCCAGTTCAATTCTATTGGAAAATCCCTGATCATTATGTCTCAGGTAATTTTCAGTTTGATTGGAGTGTTTATTGGTTTTGCTACTTTCGGAATGGATATCTCGGTAGTACTTACAGGGATGGGTATCATCGCTGTAGCGGGAATCGTAGTTAAGAATGGAATTATCCTAATTGACTACATCGACATTTTAAGAAATGAAGGGTCCAGTCTGAAAGACGCTGTGATTGAAGGAGGAGCTACTCGTTTAAATCCTGTACTCCTAACAGCAGCTTCTACCATCCTCGGGCTTATCCCATTGGCTATCGGCCTAAACATCGACTTTTATGGCCTCTTTGCCAGCTTTGAACCCAACTTATACTTCGGTGGTGATAATGCTTCGTTCTGGGGTCCACTTGCCTGGACTATTATCTACGGTCTTGGTTTTGCAACTTTTCTCACTCTCTTTCTTGTTCCTTCTATGTATTATATCGGTGTAAATACCAAGATTTGGTTCAAAAGAAAATTCAACAAAGTAGAAGCTTCATAA
- a CDS encoding efflux transporter periplasmic adaptor subunit, with protein sequence MPTYNCVRLKLITPKWFPAICRPKPNTIRPLDKCLLWGKTFKTSKKILNSNNMKLTQMKSQISILALVLLITGCGNGGDTETGESEVPKNTTPVYVQEIQPSVFHHYISIQGDVESDKTIMITPKTTATVEEIRVRAGQDVKKGDILAKLDGEITRSQLQEVKTQLELAKTVYERQQNLRDQNVGSEIELLQSKTQYESAKNQLATLNEQYENYTIRATISGTVNQVDLKVGETVGPGTPVFQLTNSEALKVTASVSEAYITRVDQTDSVQVSFPSLDISPINKRLDVVSKVINPSNRTFGVEIYLPDNMEQIRPNMMAKIRINDVTLTDQIVIPLNTVQKANNKNHVFVAEETNEGWIATRREVTTAQSYKNDMVISEGLQAGELLITSGYANLSNGQPISIQEEN encoded by the coding sequence ATGCCAACTTACAACTGCGTCAGGCTGAAATTAATTACGCCCAAATGGTTTCCGGCTATTTGTCGGCCAAAGCCCAATACGATCAGGCCGTTGGACAAGTGCCTTTTGTGGGGCAAGACATTCAAGACATCAAAGAAAATATTGAACTCAAATAACATGAAACTCACTCAAATGAAATCTCAAATATCGATACTCGCCTTAGTTCTACTGATTACCGGCTGTGGAAACGGCGGAGACACTGAAACCGGCGAAAGTGAAGTCCCGAAGAATACAACTCCGGTTTATGTTCAGGAAATTCAACCTTCCGTATTCCACCATTATATAAGCATTCAGGGAGATGTGGAGTCGGATAAAACCATCATGATTACTCCCAAAACCACAGCTACCGTTGAAGAAATTCGGGTACGTGCAGGTCAGGATGTTAAAAAAGGCGATATCCTTGCAAAGCTGGATGGCGAAATTACACGAAGTCAACTTCAGGAAGTGAAAACACAGTTGGAACTGGCAAAAACAGTGTATGAGCGTCAACAAAATTTGCGCGACCAAAATGTAGGTTCCGAAATTGAACTCCTTCAATCCAAAACCCAGTATGAATCAGCCAAAAACCAGCTGGCAACGTTAAATGAGCAATATGAAAATTATACCATCCGGGCTACGATTTCAGGAACCGTAAATCAGGTTGACTTGAAAGTTGGGGAAACGGTGGGACCAGGAACTCCGGTCTTTCAGTTAACTAATTCTGAGGCTTTAAAAGTTACAGCTTCTGTTTCTGAAGCATATATCACCCGGGTTGACCAGACAGATAGTGTGCAAGTTTCTTTCCCAAGCCTAGATATCTCCCCTATCAACAAAAGGTTGGATGTGGTGAGTAAAGTAATTAATCCTTCAAACCGAACATTTGGAGTGGAAATATATCTGCCAGACAATATGGAACAAATTCGTCCCAACATGATGGCGAAAATCAGGATTAATGACGTGACGCTGACCGATCAAATCGTGATTCCCTTAAACACCGTCCAGAAAGCAAATAATAAAAATCATGTGTTTGTAGCGGAAGAAACCAACGAAGGCTGGATTGCTACACGAAGAGAGGTAACCACCGCCCAGAGCTATAAAAACGACATGGTTATTAGCGAAGGATTGCAGGCTGGGGAGCTTCTGATCACCTCCGGCTATGCCAACCTGTCTAACGGGCAGCCGATCTCCATTCAGGAAGAAAATTAA
- a CDS encoding 2,5-didehydrogluconate reductase, with product MQFKTIQGVEVPEIGLGTHRLIGREGENTIKLALNLGYRHIDTAQSYKNEREVGGAIKRSHVDREEIFLTTKIWHTHLEKEDVLKIAEDSLRELDTPYVDLLLVHWPNPDIDIEKTMEAFLSLRDQGKALNIGVANFPMKLLKEVNEELAAPIFCNQVEYHPFLSQFDLLDYAAEKDLLFTSHSPLADSKVMDHPLLQELGEKYGKSPAQIALRWLIEQEQVVAIPKASTEQHLKENIDVYDFALEDDDFYAIDDIDKSTRLVDPDFAPEWDN from the coding sequence ATGCAGTTTAAAACAATTCAAGGGGTGGAAGTGCCCGAAATAGGACTCGGAACACACCGATTAATTGGCAGAGAAGGCGAAAATACCATTAAGTTGGCGCTTAACCTCGGCTATCGACACATTGATACCGCTCAAAGTTATAAGAATGAAAGAGAAGTGGGGGGGGCTATAAAAAGATCACATGTTGATCGGGAAGAGATTTTCCTTACCACTAAAATCTGGCATACTCATCTGGAGAAAGAGGATGTTCTTAAAATAGCCGAAGACTCCCTCCGGGAACTTGATACTCCCTATGTGGATCTTCTGTTGGTTCACTGGCCCAATCCTGACATTGATATTGAGAAGACAATGGAGGCCTTTCTGTCGCTTCGAGATCAGGGAAAAGCATTGAATATTGGTGTCGCTAACTTTCCTATGAAATTACTGAAAGAAGTGAATGAAGAATTAGCGGCCCCGATTTTTTGTAATCAGGTTGAGTACCACCCATTCCTGAGTCAGTTTGATCTGCTGGATTATGCTGCCGAAAAAGATCTTTTGTTTACTTCTCACTCACCGCTTGCAGATTCAAAAGTAATGGATCATCCATTACTTCAAGAGCTAGGAGAGAAGTATGGTAAGTCACCGGCTCAAATTGCTCTTCGTTGGTTGATTGAGCAGGAGCAAGTGGTTGCAATACCAAAAGCTTCTACAGAGCAGCACCTGAAAGAGAATATTGACGTGTACGATTTTGCTTTGGAAGATGATGACTTTTATGCCATCGACGACATTGACAAGTCAACGCGTTTGGTAGATCCTGATTTTGCCCCCGAGTGGGATAATTGA